Genomic DNA from Methanofollis sp. W23:
ACGACTATAAGGAGGACATTGCTGTCTGCCACCTATCTTCACGCGGGGGGACCGGGGGGTGGCAAACCCCCCGGCGAAGAGAACGATCAAGAGGATTTCTACAGAGCCGCAATATGATATTTTCATCCCCTATGCTTGAGGCGGGCACTCCCCTCATGCCCGATTCTACAAAGCCGCGACACCAACATCTTCGGACACATTTCCGCCTTCCCGGCCCAATCGCCATCCCGGGGGTTCTGGGGGGCGGCGATTGAGTGATCCTCCTGTCGCGAGGAAAGGGAGGGATCCCTTCCCATCTCGAAACGCTGCTTAAGGCAATATTCAACCGCGTATGCGTGAGCCTGGTGTTCGTCGCTGATTCCCCGGAACCGCTCAGGCAGTCTTGCCGTCGAGATAGTCCTCGAAGGCCTGGAGGGCCGCGGGCAGGTCGGTCCGTGCGAACCCGACCCTGAAGTGGCTTTCGCCGTATTCGTAGGCCGTCGAGGGGAGGAGGAGCACCCCGCTCTCCTGCACGGTCCTGACGGCAACGTCCTCCGCGCTCTCGCCGGTGAGCAGGCGCGGGAACCCGATGGCGCCGGCCGTCGGGCGGACCCAGGCAAAGAGATCGGTGTGGCGCGCGAGGAAGGCGTCCAGGAGGGCGAGGTTGGACCTGATGATCCCGAGGTTGCGACCGACGATCTCGTCGATATGCCTGAGAGCAAGGGCGGTCAGGAACTCGGAGGGGGCGCTGCAGCAGATGGTGGTGTAGTCCTTGAGAGACGCGACCCGCCGGCGCAGGTCGGCGTCCTGCGTCGCGGTCCACCCGATCCGCAGACCGGCAAGCCCGAAGGCCTTGGACATCACGCCGACCGAGACCCCTTTCTCGTAGAGATCGGCCATCGGCGGGAGGCGGTCGGCAGGGTCGTACTCGAGGAGACGGTAGACTTCGTCTGAGAAAACCCAGGCCCCGGCGTCCTCGGCGATGTCCCTCACCGCCCGAAACTCTTCGAGGGTCATGTGGCACCCGGTCGGGTTGTGCGGGGTGTTGATGACCACGGCCTCGGTCTCCCTGGTGACGAGGTCCTTGAGGGCCTCGATGTCAGGGCGCCACCTGTCCTCGTCGCGGAGCGTCCAGGGGGAGACCCGGCACCCGATGGACCTCGCCACCTCGTGGAGGGACTGGTAGGCCGGGGACATGACGACGGCGTGGTCGCCTGGGCCGAGCATGGCATGCATGCAGAGAAAGATCGACTCTTCAGCCCCGGCGGTGAGGAGAACCTCGTCGGGACCGAGCGCGGAGTACATCCCGGCGACCTCCCGGCGTACCGCGGGGCTGCCGGCCGACTCGGTGTAGCCGAGCCAGAGGTCCCTGAACTGTTCTTCGGCTTCCTCTTCCAGTGCCAGGAGGTCGGCGAGGTGCACCGACTCGCAGTCTGAGGTGCAGAGGAGGTGGGGTGCCGAGAATTCATACTGTGCGAGAAAACGTTCGAGTTTGAAGTCGTGAAGAGGCATAAGTGATGGCATTGGTTTTTCAGGGGGATAAAGGATGCCGCCCCG
This window encodes:
- a CDS encoding aminotransferase class I/II-fold pyridoxal phosphate-dependent enzyme — its product is MPSLMPLHDFKLERFLAQYEFSAPHLLCTSDCESVHLADLLALEEEAEEQFRDLWLGYTESAGSPAVRREVAGMYSALGPDEVLLTAGAEESIFLCMHAMLGPGDHAVVMSPAYQSLHEVARSIGCRVSPWTLRDEDRWRPDIEALKDLVTRETEAVVINTPHNPTGCHMTLEEFRAVRDIAEDAGAWVFSDEVYRLLEYDPADRLPPMADLYEKGVSVGVMSKAFGLAGLRIGWTATQDADLRRRVASLKDYTTICCSAPSEFLTALALRHIDEIVGRNLGIIRSNLALLDAFLARHTDLFAWVRPTAGAIGFPRLLTGESAEDVAVRTVQESGVLLLPSTAYEYGESHFRVGFARTDLPAALQAFEDYLDGKTA